The Sphingopyxis fribergensis genome contains a region encoding:
- the ruvX gene encoding Holliday junction resolvase RuvX: MITTAAPDFAANFPAGGRLMGLDVGTKTIGVAFCDMNWSFATPDKTIIRKKFSVDLEILKSLIAQHNIVGLVVGLPLNMDGTDSPRTQSTRAFARNLAPLALPLLLWDERWSTAAVERAMIAADVSRAKRATRVDSAAAAFILQGAIDAMTRG, encoded by the coding sequence ATGATCACCACCGCCGCCCCCGACTTCGCCGCCAACTTCCCGGCCGGCGGGCGCCTCATGGGCCTCGACGTGGGCACCAAGACGATCGGCGTCGCCTTCTGCGATATGAACTGGAGCTTCGCGACCCCCGACAAGACGATCATCCGCAAGAAATTCTCGGTCGATCTCGAAATACTCAAAAGCCTGATCGCGCAGCACAACATCGTCGGCCTCGTCGTCGGCCTCCCCCTCAACATGGACGGCACCGACAGCCCACGCACGCAAAGCACCCGCGCCTTCGCGCGCAACCTCGCCCCACTCGCCCTCCCCCTCCTCCTCTGGGACGAACGCTGGTCGACTGCCGCGGTCGAACGCGCGATGATCGCCGCCGACGTCAGCCGCGCCAAACGCGCGACACGCGTCGACAGCGCCGCCGCGGCCTTCATCCTGCAAGGCGCGATCGACGCGATGACGCGCGGTTGA
- the gatC gene encoding Asp-tRNA(Asn)/Glu-tRNA(Gln) amidotransferase subunit GatC: MAIDQATVRKIASLARIAISDAEAAAMEGELNGILGWVEQLGEVDVTGVEPMTAVIPNTLRLRDDVIDADPLTGGNRRDDILANAPAAMHGFFGVPKVIE, from the coding sequence ATGGCAATCGATCAGGCAACAGTAAGGAAAATCGCGTCGCTGGCGCGCATCGCGATCAGCGATGCCGAAGCCGCCGCGATGGAAGGCGAATTGAACGGCATTCTGGGCTGGGTCGAGCAACTCGGTGAGGTCGATGTGACCGGGGTCGAGCCGATGACCGCGGTGATCCCGAACACGCTGCGGCTGCGCGACGATGTGATCGATGCCGACCCGCTGACCGGCGGCAACCGCCGCGACGATATTCTCGCCAATGCGCCGGCGGCGATGCACGGATTCTTTGGCGTGCCGAAGGTGATCGAATGA
- a CDS encoding DUF3089 domain-containing protein — protein MARKFLYVIAAIILLIVAAGVVYQLFPGWIARTAFVPSTEFKPQAAVAPNAYDDPEMWFARPGMEKDPSAWRPAADGRETPGTEDAKTGGQLIPPANAAQTTGETPFPQGDAAVFFVHPTSYYSRSSWNAPLEDRDSDHRANLFVQGMASAFADAGEIWAPRYRQATLGAFLAEDRVTAGKAIDSAYRDVEEAFDAFLAAQPKDRPIILAGHSQGALHLTTLLRTRIAGTPLAKRIVAAYVIGWPISLDTDLAGLGLPACQTPEQKGCILGWASFADPADPVMVTDAYDGTIGFDGRPRAGTRMLCTNPLTGVPDTEAPAEANLGTLKPTEGFKSGSLIAGRIGARCDDTRGFLMIGDAEVAKNYVVAGYVLPGNNYHVYDITLFWANVRADALRRLATYEGKPSPVPPPAAPTAPPPASAASSPRT, from the coding sequence TTGGCCCGCAAATTTCTCTACGTCATCGCCGCAATCATCCTCCTGATCGTCGCAGCCGGGGTCGTGTACCAGCTCTTCCCGGGCTGGATCGCGCGCACCGCCTTTGTCCCCAGCACCGAATTCAAGCCGCAGGCCGCGGTCGCGCCGAACGCCTATGACGACCCCGAAATGTGGTTCGCGCGCCCGGGGATGGAGAAAGACCCGTCGGCATGGCGCCCCGCCGCCGACGGCCGCGAAACCCCCGGGACCGAAGATGCTAAGACGGGCGGCCAGCTCATCCCGCCCGCCAACGCCGCCCAGACGACAGGTGAAACCCCATTCCCCCAGGGCGACGCCGCGGTCTTCTTCGTCCACCCGACCAGCTATTACAGCCGCTCGAGCTGGAACGCCCCGCTCGAGGACCGCGATTCGGACCACCGCGCCAACCTGTTCGTGCAGGGCATGGCGAGCGCCTTTGCCGACGCGGGCGAAATCTGGGCGCCGCGCTATCGTCAGGCGACGCTCGGCGCCTTCCTCGCCGAAGATCGCGTCACCGCGGGCAAGGCGATCGATTCGGCCTATCGCGACGTCGAGGAAGCGTTCGACGCATTTCTCGCTGCCCAGCCGAAGGACCGGCCGATCATCCTCGCAGGCCACAGCCAGGGCGCGCTTCACCTCACGACCCTGCTCAGGACCCGCATCGCGGGCACCCCGCTCGCAAAGCGGATCGTCGCCGCCTATGTCATCGGCTGGCCGATCAGCCTCGACACCGACCTCGCCGGCCTCGGCCTGCCCGCGTGCCAGACCCCCGAGCAAAAGGGCTGCATCCTCGGCTGGGCGAGCTTCGCCGATCCCGCCGACCCGGTGATGGTCACCGACGCCTATGACGGCACGATCGGCTTCGACGGCCGCCCGCGCGCGGGCACGCGGATGCTCTGCACCAACCCGCTGACGGGCGTCCCCGACACCGAAGCACCGGCAGAGGCCAATCTCGGCACGCTCAAACCCACCGAGGGTTTCAAGTCCGGGTCGCTGATCGCGGGCAGGATCGGCGCCAGATGCGACGACACGCGCGGTTTCCTGATGATCGGCGATGCCGAGGTCGCAAAGAATTATGTCGTTGCGGGCTATGTGCTCCCCGGCAACAATTATCACGTCTACGATATCACCCTCTTCTGGGCGAACGTCCGCGCCGATGCACTCCGCCGCCTCGCAACCTATGAAGGCAAGCCGTCGCCGGTGCCGCCGCCAGCGGCGCCGACCGCTCCGCCCCCTGCCTCCGCTGCCTCGTCACCCCGGACCTGA
- a CDS encoding DUF1294 domain-containing protein: MSLYIIAWLIAANLIAFVLMILDKKFAESGARRISESTLLGWALVSGAIGTVAASRLVRHKTRKQPFATKMVMLCAAEIVLLALWALGFRVQLTSKI; encoded by the coding sequence TTGAGCCTGTATATTATTGCTTGGCTGATCGCCGCGAACCTGATCGCGTTCGTGCTGATGATCCTCGACAAGAAATTCGCCGAAAGCGGCGCGCGGCGCATTTCCGAAAGCACCCTGCTCGGCTGGGCCCTCGTCAGCGGCGCGATCGGCACAGTCGCCGCTTCACGCCTCGTGCGGCACAAGACGCGCAAACAGCCTTTCGCGACGAAAATGGTCATGCTCTGCGCCGCCGAAATCGTCCTGCTCGCACTTTGGGCGCTCGGGTTTCGGGTTCAGCTCACAAGCAAAATCTGA
- the gatA gene encoding Asp-tRNA(Asn)/Glu-tRNA(Gln) amidotransferase subunit GatA, with protein MTELTNLTVAQIRDGHRAGDFSAVEVAEAFNANVAGAKALNAFIVETPEQALSAAEAADADRAAGTLKPLSGVPIGMKDLFCTNGVQTTAASHMLEGFVPRYESTVSQKLWDAGAGMLGKLNLDQFAMGSSNETSYFGNVISPWKRKDGGNAALAPGGSSGGSSSAIAARLCPAATGTDTGGSIRQPAAFTGISGIKPTYGRCSRWGIVAFASSLDQAGPMARDVRDCAIMLENMAGFDPKDATSLNLPVPDWEAALSSDLKGKRVGIPKEYRLEGIDPDIDAMWDAGIAMLKDAGAEVVDISLPHTKYALPTYYIIAPAEASSNLARYDGVRYGLRDLPQGAGLQDMYAATRADGFGPEVKRRIMIGTYVLSAGFYDAYYTQAQKVRTLISRDFTAAFETCDVILAPTAPSAAFGLGEKMADPLAMYLNDVFAVPASLAGLPAMSVPAALNREGLPLGLQIIGKAFDEQGVLNAGLAIEERAGFTARAEKWW; from the coding sequence ATGACTGAGCTTACCAACCTGACCGTCGCGCAGATCCGCGACGGGCACCGCGCGGGCGATTTTTCGGCCGTCGAGGTCGCCGAGGCGTTCAACGCCAATGTCGCGGGGGCGAAGGCGCTGAATGCGTTTATCGTCGAGACGCCCGAGCAGGCGCTGAGCGCGGCTGAGGCAGCGGATGCCGATCGTGCGGCGGGGACGCTGAAGCCGCTTTCGGGCGTGCCGATCGGGATGAAGGATCTGTTCTGCACCAACGGCGTGCAGACGACCGCCGCGAGCCATATGCTCGAAGGTTTTGTGCCGCGTTATGAATCGACCGTTTCGCAGAAATTGTGGGACGCGGGTGCGGGGATGCTGGGCAAGCTGAACCTCGACCAGTTTGCGATGGGGTCGTCGAACGAGACGAGCTATTTCGGCAATGTGATTTCGCCGTGGAAGCGCAAGGACGGTGGCAATGCGGCGCTGGCGCCGGGCGGTTCGTCGGGCGGATCGTCGTCGGCGATCGCGGCGCGGCTCTGCCCCGCGGCGACGGGGACCGACACCGGCGGCTCGATCCGCCAGCCGGCGGCGTTCACCGGCATTTCGGGGATCAAGCCGACCTATGGCCGCTGCTCGCGCTGGGGCATCGTGGCGTTCGCGAGTTCGCTCGATCAGGCCGGGCCGATGGCGCGCGATGTGCGCGACTGCGCGATCATGCTCGAAAATATGGCGGGCTTCGATCCGAAGGACGCGACGAGCCTGAACCTGCCGGTGCCCGATTGGGAGGCCGCTTTGTCGAGCGATCTCAAGGGCAAGAGGGTCGGTATTCCCAAGGAATATCGCCTCGAAGGCATCGACCCCGACATCGACGCGATGTGGGACGCCGGGATCGCAATGCTGAAGGATGCAGGGGCCGAGGTCGTCGACATCAGCCTGCCGCACACCAAATATGCGCTGCCGACCTATTATATCATCGCGCCCGCCGAGGCGTCGTCGAACCTCGCGCGCTATGATGGCGTGCGCTATGGCCTCCGCGACCTGCCGCAGGGCGCGGGGTTGCAGGACATGTATGCCGCGACGCGCGCCGACGGTTTCGGGCCCGAGGTCAAGCGCCGCATCATGATCGGCACCTATGTGCTGTCGGCGGGATTTTATGATGCGTACTACACGCAGGCGCAGAAGGTGCGGACGCTGATCTCGCGCGACTTTACTGCGGCGTTCGAGACTTGCGACGTGATCCTGGCACCGACCGCGCCGTCGGCGGCGTTCGGGCTGGGCGAAAAGATGGCCGACCCGCTGGCAATGTATCTGAACGACGTGTTCGCGGTGCCCGCGAGCCTCGCGGGGCTGCCCGCGATGTCGGTCCCCGCGGCGCTGAACCGCGAAGGGCTGCCGCTGGGCTTGCAGATCATCGGCAAGGCATTCGACGAGCAGGGCGTGCTGAACGCCGGGCTGGCGATCGAGGAACGGGCTGGGTTTACGGCTCGCGCGGAGAAGTGGTGGTAA
- a CDS encoding DUF4153 domain-containing protein — MTEVAATGAAADSPVNPSRASARLDHNDLPWPLRPWIMAAICAVAGLAMHLLTGHQSDPAYWRSAAAAFVVVATITFVLGVELRRWHWALGFALAWGAVMGLIAWQTAGYNIQGNLIEWPFWSGLVAVLVATPLFQTRRDVAPDWRFWKLWQMPHERLHSHAWTDAVIGAASLAFVGITFLLVVLIGQMFKLIGINLIFDLLNDEWFGWMLAGAAFGGAVGLLRERDRLVSTLQRLVMIVLAVLAPVLAVALVLFLLSLAGTGLQKLWDSGFSTAAVMMGVAAFAVLLANAVIGNGSEDRATNPMLRWAAPVLVVAVLPLAGIAYYSMHLRVIQYGWTPERIWGVIAAVIALAYGLAGVWAVVKERRDFDDMLRPLQQKLAIGLALLALFLALPILDFGAISTRDQLARLKSGATPVEKFDWAALAYDFGPSGRAALKELEKSPVKPRADAAKAALAAKNRWDLTGPEGPTMLKPFVERLRVIPADRPLPAEALDRVSGSYMCSRAKACVAVWLDDKRIGVLGQIAPGESLNFDFVTRNDAGQWVQGDWAKAAPAKKPPVDLSKARIEVENVQQRRVLVDGVQESGTFE, encoded by the coding sequence ATGACCGAAGTTGCAGCAACCGGCGCCGCCGCCGATTCGCCCGTCAATCCCTCCCGCGCTTCGGCGCGCCTCGACCACAATGATCTGCCGTGGCCGCTGCGCCCGTGGATCATGGCGGCGATCTGTGCCGTGGCGGGGCTGGCGATGCATTTGCTGACGGGCCATCAGTCGGACCCGGCCTATTGGCGGAGCGCGGCCGCCGCCTTTGTCGTGGTGGCGACGATCACCTTCGTGCTCGGCGTCGAATTGCGGCGTTGGCATTGGGCGCTGGGCTTTGCGCTGGCGTGGGGCGCGGTGATGGGCCTGATCGCGTGGCAGACGGCGGGGTATAATATCCAGGGGAATCTGATCGAGTGGCCCTTCTGGTCGGGGTTGGTCGCGGTGCTCGTCGCGACGCCGTTGTTCCAGACGCGGCGCGACGTCGCGCCCGACTGGCGCTTCTGGAAGCTGTGGCAGATGCCGCATGAACGGCTTCACAGTCATGCGTGGACCGATGCGGTGATCGGCGCGGCGAGCCTGGCGTTCGTCGGCATCACCTTCCTGCTCGTCGTGCTGATCGGGCAGATGTTTAAGCTGATCGGGATCAATCTGATCTTCGACCTGCTCAATGACGAATGGTTCGGCTGGATGCTCGCGGGCGCGGCGTTCGGCGGCGCGGTCGGCCTGCTGCGCGAACGCGACAGACTGGTTTCGACGTTGCAGCGGCTGGTGATGATCGTGCTTGCGGTGCTGGCGCCGGTGCTGGCGGTCGCGTTGGTGCTGTTCCTGCTGTCGCTCGCGGGGACGGGGCTGCAAAAGCTTTGGGATTCGGGTTTCTCGACCGCGGCGGTGATGATGGGCGTGGCGGCGTTTGCGGTGCTGCTCGCCAATGCGGTGATCGGCAATGGCAGCGAGGACCGCGCGACGAACCCGATGTTGCGCTGGGCGGCGCCGGTGCTGGTCGTCGCGGTGCTGCCGCTGGCGGGGATCGCTTATTATTCGATGCATTTGCGGGTGATCCAGTACGGCTGGACCCCCGAGCGTATCTGGGGCGTGATCGCGGCTGTCATCGCGCTGGCCTATGGTTTGGCGGGCGTGTGGGCGGTGGTGAAGGAGCGGCGCGATTTCGATGATATGCTGCGGCCGTTACAGCAGAAGCTGGCGATCGGGCTGGCGTTGCTGGCTTTGTTCCTCGCGCTGCCGATCCTCGATTTCGGAGCGATTTCGACGCGCGACCAGCTCGCACGGCTGAAATCGGGGGCGACGCCGGTCGAGAAATTCGACTGGGCGGCGCTGGCCTATGATTTCGGACCGAGCGGGCGGGCGGCGTTGAAGGAGCTGGAAAAGTCGCCGGTGAAGCCGCGCGCCGATGCCGCGAAAGCGGCGCTGGCGGCGAAGAACCGCTGGGATTTGACCGGACCCGAGGGGCCGACCATGCTCAAGCCTTTTGTCGAGCGGCTTCGCGTCATTCCGGCAGATCGTCCGCTGCCCGCCGAGGCCCTCGATCGCGTATCGGGCAGCTATATGTGCAGCCGCGCGAAGGCGTGTGTCGCGGTGTGGCTCGACGACAAACGGATTGGCGTGCTCGGGCAGATTGCGCCGGGCGAGTCGCTGAATTTCGATTTCGTGACGCGGAATGATGCGGGGCAGTGGGTCCAGGGCGATTGGGCGAAGGCTGCGCCCGCCAAAAAGCCGCCGGTCGACCTGTCGAAGGCCCGGATCGAGGTCGAGAACGTGCAGCAGCGTCGGGTGCTGGTCGATGGCGTACAGGAATCCGGGACTTTTGAGTAG
- the gatB gene encoding Asp-tRNA(Asn)/Glu-tRNA(Gln) amidotransferase subunit GatB: MSVSDYRIKGETGEWEVVIGLEVHAQITTNAKLFSGAATAFGAEPNTQVSLVDAAMPGMLPVPNRECIRQAVRTGMAIEAQINKWSRFDRKNYFYADLPQGYQISQLYHPLVGEGAITVEADEKAGIPAPKVIGVERIHVEQDAGKLMHDQHPTMSYVDLNRSGVALMEIVSKPDMRSPAEAGAYVRKLRAILRYVGSCDGNMEEGSMRADVNVSVRKPGDEFGTRTETKNVNSVRFVMAVIEGEAKRQVELIESGGTVVQETRLYDPDRGETRSMRSKEDAHDYRYFPDPDLLPLELDDAFLAECRDSLPELPDAKRARYLAAGISAYNADVLTAEVEAARWFDTLLDAGAKPVAAANWVTSELFGALNRMGRDISDSPVSPEHAAELLSLVADGTISGTIAKAVFEKMLESGDGAAEIVERDGLKQTSDTGAIEAEIAKILAANADKVEQYRGGKEALFGFFVGQTMKAMQGKANPQVVNELLKKALG; the protein is encoded by the coding sequence ATGAGCGTTTCAGATTATCGCATCAAGGGCGAAACCGGCGAGTGGGAGGTCGTGATTGGCCTGGAGGTTCACGCCCAGATCACGACCAACGCCAAGCTGTTCTCGGGCGCCGCGACGGCGTTTGGCGCCGAGCCGAACACGCAGGTGTCGCTGGTCGACGCCGCGATGCCGGGGATGCTGCCGGTGCCGAACCGCGAGTGCATCCGTCAGGCGGTGCGCACCGGCATGGCGATCGAGGCGCAGATCAACAAATGGTCGCGGTTCGACCGCAAGAATTATTTCTATGCCGACCTGCCGCAGGGTTACCAGATCTCGCAGCTTTATCATCCGCTTGTCGGAGAAGGTGCGATCACCGTCGAGGCGGACGAGAAGGCGGGGATTCCCGCGCCCAAGGTGATCGGGGTCGAGCGCATCCATGTCGAACAGGATGCCGGCAAGCTGATGCACGACCAGCATCCGACGATGTCTTACGTCGACCTCAACCGCAGCGGCGTCGCTTTGATGGAGATCGTGTCGAAACCCGACATGCGCTCGCCCGCCGAGGCTGGCGCTTATGTGCGCAAGCTGCGCGCGATCCTGCGCTATGTTGGATCGTGCGACGGCAATATGGAAGAGGGATCGATGCGCGCCGACGTCAACGTGTCGGTTCGCAAGCCCGGCGACGAATTCGGGACGCGCACCGAGACGAAGAACGTCAATTCGGTGCGCTTCGTGATGGCGGTGATCGAGGGCGAGGCGAAGCGCCAGGTCGAACTGATCGAAAGCGGCGGCACTGTGGTGCAGGAAACGCGGCTTTACGATCCCGACCGGGGCGAGACGCGCTCGATGCGGTCGAAGGAAGACGCGCATGATTACCGCTACTTCCCTGATCCCGACCTGTTGCCGCTCGAGCTTGACGATGCGTTTCTGGCCGAGTGCCGCGACAGCTTGCCCGAATTGCCCGACGCCAAGCGTGCGCGTTATCTGGCGGCGGGAATTTCGGCCTATAATGCCGATGTGCTGACTGCCGAGGTCGAGGCGGCGCGCTGGTTCGATACGTTGCTCGATGCGGGCGCGAAGCCCGTTGCCGCGGCGAACTGGGTGACGAGCGAGCTGTTCGGCGCGCTCAACCGCATGGGCCGCGACATTTCGGACTCGCCGGTTTCGCCCGAGCATGCCGCCGAATTGCTCAGCCTCGTCGCAGACGGCACGATTTCGGGAACGATCGCGAAGGCGGTGTTCGAGAAGATGCTCGAAAGCGGCGACGGCGCTGCCGAAATCGTTGAGCGCGACGGTCTGAAGCAGACCAGTGACACCGGAGCGATCGAAGCCGAAATCGCCAAGATCCTGGCCGCCAATGCCGACAAGGTCGAGCAGTATAGGGGCGGCAAGGAAGCCTTGTTCGGCTTCTTCGTCGGACAGACGATGAAGGCGATGCAGGGCAAGGCGAACCCGCAGGTCGTCAACGAGCTGCTGAAAAAGGCGCTCGGCTGA